A single window of Nicotiana sylvestris chromosome 3, ASM39365v2, whole genome shotgun sequence DNA harbors:
- the LOC104244111 gene encoding uncharacterized protein has product MQGEINGLKTLILNDNPSAYCIHCFAHQLQLTLVAVAKKHCDVDQFFDIVANVLKIVGSSFKHRDMLREDQAKKLDELQVLGEFHTGSELNQELELQRPGDTRWGSHFKIVRNFITLFSSIINVLEFLASEGENYLERSVAKSLVNDIRSFEFVHMMHLMLKLLAITNDLNMALQRKDQDIVNAMKLVGFAKRQLQGMRESK; this is encoded by the coding sequence ATGCAAGGAGAAATCAATGGTCTTAAAACTTTAATTCTGAATGATAATCCTTCGGCATATTGTATACATTGCTTTGCCCATCAATTGCAATTGACTCTTGTAGCCGTTGCAAAAAAACATTGTGATGTAGATCAATTTTTTGATATTGTTGCTAATGTCTTGAAAATTGTTGGAAGTTCTTTTAAGCATAGGGATATGCTTCGAGAGGATCAGGCAAAAAAATTAGATGAGCTACAAGTGCTTGGTGAATTTCATACAGGAAGTGAACTAAATCAAGAACTTGAACTCCAAAGGCCAGGTGATACTCGATGGGGTTCTCATTTTAAGATAGTGCGTAACTTTATTACATTATTCTCATCTATCATTAATGTACTTGAGTTTCTTGCAAGTGAGGGTGAAAATTATCTAGAGAGATCAGTGGCAAAAAGTTTAGTGAATGACATAAGGTCTTTTGAGTTTGTGCATATGATGCACTTGATGTTAAAATTATTGGCAATTACAAATGATTTGAATATGGCTTTGCAAAGAAAAGATCAGGATATTGTAAATGCTATGAAGCTTGTTGGTTTTGCCAAGAGGCAATTGCAAGGGATGAGAGAATCTAAATAG
- the LOC104244109 gene encoding BTB/POZ and MATH domain-containing protein 3-like isoform X2 codes for MIVDYEDRGGGDDSDSCSKSINETVNGSHHFTIRGYSLAKGMGPGKYITSDTFTVGGYDWAVYFYPDGKNIEDSSTYVSVFIALASEGTDVRALFELTLLDQSGKGKHKVHSHFDRALESGPYSLKYRGSMWGYKRFFRRSVLETSDYLKDDCLSMHCTVGVVRTRVEGPKDYSVSVPPSDMGQSLKYVLDAELGCDIDFRVGEETFKAHKLILAARSPVFRSQFFGLVGNPNSDKVELEDIEPSIFKAMLHFIYSDELPDLLEIAGSTSTCTSTIMMQHILAAADRFGLDRLKQLCEAKLCEEVNVETVATTLSLSEQHQCLQLKAICLKFAATNLGGACSP; via the exons ATGATCGTTGATTACGAGGACCGCGGTGGGGGGGATGATTCTGATTCCTGTTCCAAGTCGATAAACGAGACGGTGAATGGGTCCCACCATTTCACCATCAGGGGTTACTCCCTGGCTAAAGGAATGGGTCCCGGAAAGTACATAACTAGCGATACATTCACAGTGGGCGGTTATGATTGGGCCGTTTATTTCTACCCTGATGGTAAGAATATTGAGGATTCTTCCACGTATGTCTCTGTTTTCATCGCCCTTGCTAGTGAGGGCACTGATGTCAGGGCGCTGTTCGAGCTGACTCTATTGGATCAGAGCGGTAAAGGGAAGCACAAAGTTCATAGCCATTTTGATCGGGCGCTCGAGAGTGGCCCGTATTCTTTGAAATATAGAGGAAGCATGTG GGGTTACAAACGATTTTTCAGAAGATCAGTTTTGGAAACTTCTGACTACCTGAAGGATGATTGCCTGTCTATGCACTGTACTGTTGGAGTTGTGAGAACTCGTGTTGAAGGACCCAAAGATTATAGTGTTTCTGTTCCTCCATCAGACATGGGCCAAAGTCTCAAATATGTGCTGGATGCTGAACTTGGTTGTGATATTGATTTCCGTGTTGGCGAAGAGACTTTTAAGGCTCATAAGTTGATACTAGCTGCTCGTTCTCCAGTGTTTAGATCCCAATTCTTTGGGCTTGTGGGGAATCCTAATTCTGACAAAGTAGAACTTGAGGATATTGAGCCCTCAATTTTCAAG GCTATGCTCCATTTCATTTACTCTGATGAGCTTCCGGATTTGCTTGAGATTGCTGGCTCTACTTCAACATGTACATCTACAATAATGATGCAGCATATATTGGCTGCAGCGGACCGCTTTGGTTTAGATAGGTTGAAACAGTTATGCGAGGCTAAATTATGTGAAGAAGTTAATGTGGAGACAGTGGCTACAACTCTTTCCCTTTCGGAGCAGCATCAATGCCTACAGCTTAAAGCCATATGTTTGAAATTTGCTGCAACAAACTTGGGAGGTGCGTGTAGTCCGTAG
- the LOC104244110 gene encoding uncharacterized protein, whose translation MKFFKAIPTPQTSGSSSGSSPPTPSSSPSPTIHDNINLSAGLNKEKMLNLNLEPDRAERKQILEYPPNLRGRVRRHYIQPGPCQPCNCSFPKRDFGGFMRQFNIEWFNTSYSGWLEYSVKVDATFCLCCYLFKNEHGGHGKVGDSFTKNGFRASNKAIERFNAHIGEVNSLHNRCFKRMRDLINQEQSMLTSFDKQAEKIKSDYRVRLNVSIDVARFLLKQGMSFRDHDEGETSTKRGKFVELLQWYADRDDEVKKVVLQSAPQNNMMISPNIQKEIANACAKEIMKAIVEDLNGDYFGILVDESKDVSHKEQMALVLWYVNKEGKLIE comes from the coding sequence ATGAAATTTTTCAAAGCTATTCCAACTCCTCAAACTTCTGGTTCTAGTTCTGGTTCTAGTCCTCCTACGCCAAGTTCTTCTCCAAGTCCAACTATTCATGACAATATCAATCTTTCGGCAGGATTAAACAAAGAGAAAATGTTGAATTTGAATCTTGAACCCGATCGTGCAGAAAGAAAGCAAATTTTAGAGTATCCTCCAAATTTACGTGGTCGAGTGAGGAGACATTATATTCAACCAGGGCCTTGTCAACCTTGTAATTGTAGCTTTCCAAAAAGAGATTTTGGTGGATTTATGCGTCAATTTAATATTGAATGGTTTAACACTTCATACTCTGGATGGTTAGAATATAGTGTTAAAGTTGATGCAACATTTTGCTTATGTTGTTACTTGTTTAAAAATGAGCATGGAGGACATGGAAAAGTTGGGGATTCTTTCACAAAGAATGGTTTTAGAGCTTCGAATAAAGCTATAGAAAGGTTTAACGCACATATTGGAGAGGTGAATAGTCTTCACAATCGGTGTTTTAAGAGGATGAGAGATTTAATTAATCAAGAACAATCAATGCTAACTTCTTTTGACAAGCAGGCTGAAAAAATTAAAAGTGATTATCGAGTTCGGTTGAATGTTTCGATTGATGTGGCAAGATTTCTTTTAAAACAAGGAATGTCTTTCCGGGACCACGATGAAGGTGAAACTTCTACTAAAAGAGGAAAGTTTGTAGAACTCTTACAATGGTATGCAGATAGGGATGATGAAGTGAAAAAAGTTGTGCTACAAAGTGCTCCACAAAATAACATGATGATTTCTCCAAATATCCAAAAAGAGATCGCGAATGCATGTGCGAAAGAAATAATGAAAGCAATAGTTGAAGATTTGAATGGAGATTATTTTGGAATTTTGGTTGATGAATCTAAGGACGTCTCTCATAAGGAACAAATGGCTCTTGTTCTGTGGTATGTCAACAAAGAGGGAAAACTTATTGAGTGA
- the LOC104244109 gene encoding BTB/POZ and MATH domain-containing protein 3-like isoform X1 codes for MIVDYEDRGGGDDSDSCSKSINETVNGSHHFTIRGYSLAKGMGPGKYITSDTFTVGGYDWAVYFYPDGKNIEDSSTYVSVFIALASEGTDVRALFELTLLDQSGKGKHKVHSHFDRALESGPYSLKYRGSMWGYKRFFRRSVLETSDYLKDDCLSMHCTVGVVRTRVEGPKDYSVSVPPSDMGQSLKYVLDAELGCDIDFRVGEETFKAHKLILAARSPVFRSQFFGLVGNPNSDKVELEDIEPSIFKAMLHFIYSDELPDLLEIAGSTSTCTSTIMMQHILAAADRFGLDRLKQLCEAKLCEEVNVETVATTLSLSEQHQCLQLKAICLKFAATNLGVVMQSEGFKHLEESCPSLLSELLETVASVDEKAPVMSSKKRTSSSIFGLDVAADGAAAESVNPNARRVRRRM; via the exons ATGATCGTTGATTACGAGGACCGCGGTGGGGGGGATGATTCTGATTCCTGTTCCAAGTCGATAAACGAGACGGTGAATGGGTCCCACCATTTCACCATCAGGGGTTACTCCCTGGCTAAAGGAATGGGTCCCGGAAAGTACATAACTAGCGATACATTCACAGTGGGCGGTTATGATTGGGCCGTTTATTTCTACCCTGATGGTAAGAATATTGAGGATTCTTCCACGTATGTCTCTGTTTTCATCGCCCTTGCTAGTGAGGGCACTGATGTCAGGGCGCTGTTCGAGCTGACTCTATTGGATCAGAGCGGTAAAGGGAAGCACAAAGTTCATAGCCATTTTGATCGGGCGCTCGAGAGTGGCCCGTATTCTTTGAAATATAGAGGAAGCATGTG GGGTTACAAACGATTTTTCAGAAGATCAGTTTTGGAAACTTCTGACTACCTGAAGGATGATTGCCTGTCTATGCACTGTACTGTTGGAGTTGTGAGAACTCGTGTTGAAGGACCCAAAGATTATAGTGTTTCTGTTCCTCCATCAGACATGGGCCAAAGTCTCAAATATGTGCTGGATGCTGAACTTGGTTGTGATATTGATTTCCGTGTTGGCGAAGAGACTTTTAAGGCTCATAAGTTGATACTAGCTGCTCGTTCTCCAGTGTTTAGATCCCAATTCTTTGGGCTTGTGGGGAATCCTAATTCTGACAAAGTAGAACTTGAGGATATTGAGCCCTCAATTTTCAAG GCTATGCTCCATTTCATTTACTCTGATGAGCTTCCGGATTTGCTTGAGATTGCTGGCTCTACTTCAACATGTACATCTACAATAATGATGCAGCATATATTGGCTGCAGCGGACCGCTTTGGTTTAGATAGGTTGAAACAGTTATGCGAGGCTAAATTATGTGAAGAAGTTAATGTGGAGACAGTGGCTACAACTCTTTCCCTTTCGGAGCAGCATCAATGCCTACAGCTTAAAGCCATATGTTTGAAATTTGCTGCAACAAACTTGGGAG TTGTCATGCAGTCAGAAGGATTTAAGCACTTAGAAGAGAGCTGCCCGTCACTGTTGTCAGAGCTACTGGAAacagttgcatcagttgatgagAAGGCGCCTGTGATGTCTAGCAAGAAAAGGACTAGCAGCAGCATCTTTGGGTTGGATGTGGCAGCAGATGGTGCTGCAGCAGAATCTGTTAATCCAAATGCTAGGCGTGTGCGAAGACGGATGTAA
- the LOC138887271 gene encoding uncharacterized mitochondrial protein AtMg00820-like gives MESTNEISSSEPDHPIESTTNVVHPNEWRSEPEYPQKFIIGDPNEGMKTREALKKKANVALILQVELKKIEEALKDSSWVQAIQEKLDQFCKYQVWKVIPKPENVSIIETKWFFRNKLNKDGKVVRNKARLVAQGYSQQEGVDYDETFAPVARLESIRILLAYASFKGFRLFQMDIKIAYLNGFIEKKYM, from the coding sequence ATGGAGTCAACTAATGAAATCAGCAGCAGTGAACCAGATCATCCGATTGAGTCGACTACTAATGTGGTGCATCCAAATGAATGGAGAAGCGAACCTGAATATCCTCAAAAATTCATCATAGGGGATCCAAatgaaggaatgaaaaccagGGAAGCTCTCAAAAAGAAAGCAAATGTAGCATTAATTTTGCAGGTTGAACTAAAAAAGATAGAGGAAGCTCTTAAAGATTCAAGTTGGGTACAAGCAATACAGGAAAAGTTAGATCAGTTTTGTAAATATCAAGTGTGGAAAGTGATACCCAAACCTGAAAATGTTTCTATAATTGAAACAAAGTGGTTCTTTAGAAATAAATTGAACAAGGATGGAAAGGTCGTAAGGAATAAAGCCAGATTAGTTGCTCAGGGATATTCACAAcaagaaggagtcgactatgacgaAACTTTCGCTCCAGTAGCTCGTTTGGAGTCTATACGAATCCTTCTGGCATATGCATCATTTAAAGGATTTAGGTTGTTTCAGATGGATATCAAAATTGCATATTTGAACGGATTTATTGAGAAGAAGTATATGTGA
- the LOC138887270 gene encoding uncharacterized mitochondrial protein AtMg00810-like: MSMMGDLTFFLGLQIQQSEEGTFICQTKYTKELIQKFGMSNAKSIGTPMSPSTSLDKDEQGIPVDETKYHGMVGSLLYQTTSRPDIMLSVCKCARFQSAPKESHLTAVKRIIRYLIGTVSHGLWYPCSNSFKLEGFSDADLAGDKEDRKSTSGTCQLLGKALISWNSKKQA, from the coding sequence atgagcatgatgggagatTTAACATTCTTCCTTGGCCTTCAAATTCAACAATCTGAAGAAGGAACCTTTATATGTCAGACCAAATACACAAAGGAACTGATTCAAAAATTTGGCATGAGCAATGCAAAATCCATTGGCACACCAATGAGTCCTTCAACAAGTCTAGACAAAGATGAACAGGGGATCCCTGTTGATGAAACTAAGTATCATGGAATGGTTGGCTCATTACTATATCAGACTACAAGTCGACCGGATATTATGTTAAGTGTGTGTAAATGTGCCAGGTTTCAGTCAGCTCCTAAAGAATCTCATCTGACTGCAGTAAAGAGAATCATTCGATATCTCATTGGGACTGTCTCCCATGGACTATGGTATCCTTGTTCTAACTCTTTTAAATTAGAAGGTTTTTCAGATGCTGACCTTGCAGGTGATAAGGAAGATAGAAAGAGCACAAGTGGTACATGTCAATTACTAGGAAAGGCATTGATATCCTGGAATAGTAAAAAACAAGCATAA
- the LOC138887272 gene encoding uncharacterized protein, whose product MDKNYHLGKSKRRSSSVTYSHHLHVDVFNTVIDLQLSELNSRFDAVNSNTSCCSKLEDLSYELDNYILFVKEDNDFSNLKGLGDLSETLVETDLYKTWRLVFLLVKLSLILPVATATVERAFSSMKYIKNDLRSRIGDEFLNGCLVCYIEDEVFETVPNDAIIDRFQSMTTCRVQL is encoded by the exons ATGGATAAGAACTATCATCTTGGAAAGTCAAAGCGTAGGAGTTCAAGTGTTACATATTCTCATCATTTGCATGTCGATGTTTTTAATACTGTTATTGATTTGCAACTTTCAGAGCTTAACAGTCGTTTTGATGCGGTGAATAGTAATACTTCTTG TTGTTCAAAGCTTGAAGATCTTAGTTACGAGCTTGACAACTATATTCTCTTTGTGAAAGAAGACAACGATTTCTCTAACTTGAAAGGACTTGGAGATCTTTCAGAAACACTAGTTGAAACAGATTTGTACAAGACTTGGAGACTTGTTTTTTTGCTTGTGAAGTTAAGTCTCATATTGCCTGTCGCTACTGCAACAGTAGAAAGAGCTTTTTCTTCAATGAAGTACATCAAAAATGACTTGCGTAGCAGAATTGGTGATGAATTTTTGAATGGTTGTTTAGTTTGTTATATAGAAGATGAAGTATTTGAAACTGTACCTAATGATGCCATTATTGATCGTTTTCAAAGCATGACAACATGTAGGGTACAATTGTAA